A segment of the bacterium genome:
CGCGCGATCGAAACGGACACCCTGACCTCGGCGATTCTCTACGGGCCGCCGGGCACGGGCAAGACCTCGCTGGCGCGGGTCATCGCCGCGGCCACCCGCGCCCATTTCGAGCCGGTGAACGCGGTCACCGCCGGCGTCGCCGACATCCGGCGCGTGACCGACGAGGCGCGGGAGCGGCGCGCGCTGCACGGGGTGCGGACCATTCTGTTCGTGGACGAGATCCACCGGTTCAACAAGGCGCAGCAGGACGTGCTGCTGCCGCACGTCGAGGACGGCACCGTCATCTTGATCGGCGCGACGACCGGCAATCCGTTCATCGACGTGACGCCGACGCTCGTCTCCCGGTCGCGCGTATTCGCCCTCGAACCGCTGCCGCTCGCCGATCTCGAGACGATCCTCCGGCGCGCCGTCACGGATGCGCGGGGGCTCGTCGATCGGCGCGTCGAGGCGTCGCCGGAGGCGCTGTCGCATCTGGCGCGCGCGGCGAACGGTGACGCGCGCGCGGCGCTCAACATGCTGGAGCTGGCGGCCATGACCGCGCCGCCGGACGCCGGCGGCCTGCGCCGCGTCGGGTTGCCCGAAGCCGAGGAAGCCGCGCAGCGCCGGCTC
Coding sequences within it:
- a CDS encoding replication-associated recombination protein A, whose protein sequence is RAIETDTLTSAILYGPPGTGKTSLARVIAAATRAHFEPVNAVTAGVADIRRVTDEARERRALHGVRTILFVDEIHRFNKAQQDVLLPHVEDGTVILIGATTGNPFIDVTPTLVSRSRVFALEPLPLADLETILRRAVTDARGLVDRRVEASPEALSHLARAANGDARAALNMLELAAMTAPPDAGGLRRVGLPEAEEAAQRRLVPYDRGGDQHYDVISAFIKSMRGGDPDAAVYWLARMLAGGEDPRFIARRMVVHAAEDVGLADPQALLVAVAAAQAVELVGLPEARIPMTEAAVYIATAPKSNAVIRAISAAAQDVEREEAQPVPRALRDASTRGARGLGRGEGYVYPHDRPGAFVPQQYAPDNVKGRVYYEPADAGHEHEIRRRLRTWWAGVKRYSGE